The Alnus glutinosa chromosome 8, dhAlnGlut1.1, whole genome shotgun sequence DNA segment TGTTGGAGGTGTCGCAACGAGAGAAAACTAAGAGTGAGTGTGAGCCAGTGTGAGCGAAATAGAGAGAAACCAGCCGCCATTTGTTCCTAGCAAAAGAGAagtttatcctttttttttttttttttttttttcttttgggaaaTAATATCTTTTTATGTGGCTGTGAGATTTTGGTATATTGGGGCTTTGGGTTCTGAGTGGTTTTTTCTTCActattttgtatttcattttttatagtGAATTTCTTCCTGATTGCCTCTGCATGTACCTCATATTAAGGGAACCACGTAAATCCTAGTGTTCTTTTGTgtgattgttttgttttatttaccATAATTGTGGTCTTTTACACAACAAGTGGTATAAAAGTCAGGTTCGGTATTTGGATTGACGATTAGAGTAAATATAGCGAGCTCCAAATATGAAGTTGGGAAGTTTTTTTGGCAAGTACAATTTCTCTCTTTAACAAAGAAGGATGAAAGATCTTTTGATTCAGCCAAGAGTCTACAAGGCATTATTGGAAAAGACGAAAAAACTTCGGAAGATGGACAATGATGAGTGGAAAGAGATGAATGCCAAGGCTGTCATATAAAAGTTTTCCAAAGAATTAGTTAAAGAGCAGTCACTGGGATTTCATAGTACCTCAATTGCTACTGGGACTGGGAATCCTGCGGGTGCAGAAATCCCCATCAGTAATGATCCTTCAAATGTCTCCATGGAATTCACTCTAATAAAAGGTTATTTATCTACAGAAATCTAAGGAAAATTTAATGTCCATATATATTGCTAAAATGTATTGATATTACTAGTCTGGTTTAAACATATTTAAAAACATTGTCGATCAAACCTCATTAACTCGTTGCCCTGATTTGAAGTCGTGATAGCATCAAAGTACTTTCCTCTCACTCATTGGCCTGCGATGAAGCAGTCGTAGCGTCAAAGGAGTTCTTTCTGACCAAGAGGCAAGTGATCCTTGAAGGATTAGCATGTGTATTATCAAGACTACACAACACAAAGTCTGGCCGGTGTAGTGCGAGATTCAACCTATCCTCCCCTACAACCAGTGCAGTTGCATCAAGCAGAACATGCCACGAGTTCCGATGGGCTTCTGAAACCCAATGCATTGAATAACGAGTCCCTTTTACATCGACTGGATAAGAGAATAATCCTTTTGGGCTGTGTTTACACTTCCTCCTAAAATAATGACTAAGCTGTGATCCCTTGATCCTCAAATCCAGCCAAGTCTCTGGTGCTGATATGACTTTGGATTCCTTGAAAGTAGCAAACTCCCTTATgcagtcttcttcttcttccccgaTAATGGTCATGTAGAAGTTTCCCTTGATGAAGGGGTAGCTCTCCCCAACTAACTTCATGGCATCCTGGTAGCTTGGAGTGAAGAGAACAAGGTAGTCATCATCAGATAATCCACAGTGCTTCAAAGCCTTGTTCCGAGCTTGGATTTCGGGGATTGAGATAAAACTTCCAGGAAAGGTGGATTTCTTGGTGAGAATATCAAGCAATCTTGATGGCTCCAACTGGATCCTATCCAAGTCAGGATGCCTGCTTCCAAAAGAGGGTGTGGAAGGCTCTCTGAAGGTACCTCTTGGGGACTTCCCCCTATCATCAAACATGGGTTCTGAGGGCTCCTCATTGATGCAAAGGCTAGAGAgatctatcttttctccttcaaCTAGCCCGGCATATTGCGGGTACTTTGCTAAAACATACTGTTCAACATATAGCCTTTCTGTTGGCGTGATCGGGCCTGACCATCTGAGATCAAGATCGTGCAATGTTGATATGGCTTCAGCTACGATGTGAGCAGGTATCACGGTACGCGCTTTCTATTTtattgcaaaaaagaaaaaatcaaaaccccaatCAGATGGACATTATATTAGGAACCCTTCAAACTTTCTACATAACAGGAGATAAGAATATGAATAGTACCTTAACAATCAAACTGCTTGTTTTGCTATTTTCTGCAGGTGGTTTGTGTATAGAAGCAAAGAGGGAATGTTTATTATCACCTTCCTGATttgttgtcaatttttttttatgagaatctttgaaaattttatgctATGAGAAATTTGTATGACAGAATTGAATATAACAACAAAGAATATGGTTTTGAATTATAAGCACTCACCTTTGATCCTGCAAGTGAAACAACCTGTTCTTCAGTGTTCCTTCCCATAGTATGTACTCTCTCCGCCACTAAGCTTTGTTCATGGGCCAAATATACTAGACTTAGGAAGATTTGAGGAAAAAGTCAAAGTATCAGGAGAAAAAAGAGTGGTAATACAAATTCACTTGCGAAAACACTCTCTAGCTGTGGAATTGGGTTTAGGCTGGAAGATTTAGGAAATAATAGAATCTATGGCAGAGTGgacagaagaaagaagaagagagagtagAGAAGAACAAGCCAAACTGatcaaaacctcttgttgcTGATATGGATTGGTGTGCTAGataaaccaaaagaaacaactaggaagagaggaaaaaaaaaaagaggatatgGAGGAAGAAACAAAGGCAGATGTGTAGAGAAGACTGAGCCAAACTCACTAAAGCATTGGTTATTGCAGATGAGGTTCTGAATGGTGGGGTATTAAAGATATTATAAGACTGAGGACACTACGTCCAGAATGACAACAGCAATGTTTTGAAACAGTATACAGTAATACCTCTTTTGTAACCATAACCATGGTTTAGAATTTAGATTATGTCTTCTAGATTAGTATCCAAGTATGTGTAACTTGATCATTGGTTAAGTTTAATATGAGATTGAACCTTTGGTCTGGCCGGAATACCCACCCACTTAAAGGACAGATGATACAGAGTTgaattttaaatcaaaaaattatgaattgatgacaaaacaaaacatatttaATTGAAGATGAATTGTCACCCactgaattttaaattttggataGAAGATGACCCTTTGAGGCGTTTGGTGGGAGGCAATGGACTgatttgttggtaatttttttttctatggaaAATTGGAGGGAAATTGAAATCTTTTTATTGAGTTTAGGCTTGGGGTCAGCCTATCATACATCATAATGGGGTAAGGCGATTGAATTGCTATTTCTGTGAGAAGAAAAAATGGTCTAAGGAATCTGGGATCTGGTTGCCACCTGCATTAGGGGAAAACTTAAGAGGATTAATGGTTCGACATGTAACAAGTAGCTAAGGAACATTACATATGTGTATGAATGGGCAAATTATTATACCTATACTGTTCAAACAAAGTTTTACTCCAAACTGGGTTGACGGAAGTTTGGAGGACAATTTTATCCATATTGTTCGGTATTATCTTTAGTGTTAAGGTCAGGTCTATGTATTTAGAATTGATGCAAAGAATATGTAACATAGTTCATTTTTGGCATCAAATAGTTACAATCTCACTTGtcaaaatattgacttctattcacattgaaaacaaaacttttataataataagtTATCCTGCCAAGTTGTTGCAGCCCATtactaaagaaaagaaaagcaaatattttccaaaaaaccaCCCAAATTTTCGCTTCCCCCTGCCATACGCTTGCTATTTGCAATGGCCAATAGGCACTTACCCACTCTTGGCAAAAGAATATGTTAAATGGGGTCAATTAGGCACGACTTTAGTTTTGTCTGTGTGCagaagaaaccaaaaacaatTGCTTTTGATTCGGCACAAACAATGTTCAGAGAGAGACGGGAGAGTATATGCTGTGTTGAGATGCCTGAAACACCAGCTTACATATAGACAAGGTCACTAGAACAAATTGTTAATTATGGGAAATAGACATTTCAGTTAAAATATATGCCTCAGTgcttataataatataattaaaacagTTCGTGGAAAATGTTAAGATTCCAGATCAGGAACAGCATATCTGCATTCATACGCACACATGTACATTTCATTTGGACCTAACTCCGCAATTCCATTACTATAACCCTAATgatctgtttgtttcgacgtaaaacatatttcaacgaaatcattttttaagaaaacttgatttttctaaaaatatttttcggtatttgacTCGCGAAAAATTACCAACAACGAAAAACCACTAGTGACGAAATTCTAGCGATTGTGGCTGGAATCCGGCAGCACTGGCCATATTCTATCGCCGACGGGCAAAATTTCAGGAAGTTTCACCGGAATCTGGCACAATGCAGCCCGATTCCAGCAAAATTGTTTGGAATTCGGCTACTGTTGCCAAATTCCAACCAGAATCGCCAGAAACCTCTACTATTGCCGGATTTTGGTGTAAATGGCCAAATTTCGACACCAGCTGGCCAGATTCGCCGGATTCTTGCTACAGTGGCCGGAATCCAGCAGCCAGtgtcgccagattccggtgCCCGAATCTCAAAATCGGGAAACCTTCGGTGCAAATTTGGGTcgccaacaaactccaatgtccAGCAGTAACGAATTTCCACAAACTTGCGTGcaaaagaatgaagagtttaaattcataaaacaatttacagtttttaaaaccgtaaatcattttcaaaattaaagaggctttttcAGCcaatctgaaaataatttctgttgaccatcattttcgattgcaccaaacactgaaaaatattgatttttccgaaaatattttacgcccaaacaaatggagcataaatATTAGTTGTGGTTCATtggaaaataagggaaaatttCACTTGCcttaaaagtttaaaagttTGTAATGTGAGTGTCCGATGTTTCAACCCATTTCTATCACCCATACCCCCcttgttaggattttctgttaaatcttaacgaaaaaagcaaaaatgaccataatactccatttataaaattaaaaaagaacaagaaaaaattgaaaaaataaaataaaatatgacccACAGCATGTTTGTGGgtcatctgttttttttttcattttttatttatatttttataaattttacaaggGGGTATAATGGGTATTTTACTTGTTAGTCGTTTGAGTtaacaaaaaaccctaacattaGGGAGTGATTGAAAATGATTGAAACATCGGACACTCCTATTTCAAACTTTTTAACTTGGAGGCGACATTGCAAAATTCATAATAATTCAGGAGTAAGTAAAGGTTCCGAAAAATAATCAACCATTCGGTCTATTTGCTCTTCCTAAGATCCAGCCTGAACAACTTGCTTCCTTCGGCTAAGGGACTTTCCGGGAAGCTCCTTTTGAAAAGGACTATGAAAGTATGAAGCTTAAACAACCCTTTTTGACAGCTCTCTCCTTTCTGATTTGCTTTGTTTGAGAATTTACTACCATGATTATGGATTATTATTAATAGGCAGAAGGAGAGAAATCCCCTTCaaaattgaagaagatgaatgaATCCACTGGCCCTTGAAATGTGTAATAGACAGATCGACTCCCATATAAAATGAATGACATATTGGAGAAAGTCATTGATTGAAAGTGGCCCTGCAACTACTGAATAGCCTTCTTCAACTTCACTCATAACTACCAAACGTGataaatccaaaaagaaaaagaaagagtggATTAATGAACTAATCTCCAATCTCGTAGAGACCCATGTCAGCATCCCTCCAAAATGATTGAAACACCAACCCTTTCTGTTGTTCTATCCCAAAGAGATACATACACATAGGCTGTTTTGATATCTCATAAGCAAAATTACAACCACAGCAATTAGGTGACAActcaaataatagaaaaagaaaacacttgAAACAAAAGCAAACCGTTTCCTTCCTTGTCACTCTAAGAGGATACCAAAGGGGGCACCATCAGATTAACAACTCGCATCATCAAAAACCAAAGAGCCCCCCACTGTAAAGAGGATGTGATTGTAGTTGTGCTACTGCTGAAAGAAACAATGCCCCCAGAAGTGCCTCATTGCCGCCCTCTTGTAACTCCTCTGGTTCAATTTTCTCCTCCACAAAATCTACCAATTGATTACAAATATTGCCGAGGACGGAAAAGGATGAACATCACCATAAAGAAACTTCTCCCGGTACTCGTCCTGATTCTATCAAGCTTCTCCATCATCAGATTTCTTTTTATCACCTTCACTACTTCATCCAGTTCCACTAGGCTCCCAACTTTTTCCACTATTTTTCAGCACATTCCATCACATGAGCCGGGGGGCTCCTCAACAAATCATCCAAAAGCCTCTGCTAATGCCATCACAGAAAAGGAATTTCAACTCCTATCAAATCTTGTAGCTCAAAAATCCCCCTGCAACCTCCTTATTTTTGGGCTCGAACCCAAATACCTCCACCTCTCACAAATCAATGCAGGTGGCACCACCATCTTTCTAGAGGACGATATCAGCAAGCTAAGCACAATCAAAGCCAATTCAAACAGCACTCGAGCATACAAGGTTGAATACCAGATGCCTGGAAAAGAGGCTTACAAGCTGCTCAAGCATGTCAGGCAGAACCCGGCCTGTGAACCCAGCTCCGGGCCGCTTCAAGCATCGAAATGCAGGCTCACACTGACAAATTTACCACAAGAAGTATATCAGCAAAAATGGGATGTGATAGTGGTGGATGGACCGAGCGGAGATGCACCAGAAGCAGCAGGTAGGATGGCAACAATCTATACTGCTAGTATAATAGCAAGAGCTGGAAATACAACTTATGTAGCCATTCATGACGTCCATCGAATGATTGAAAAGTGGTTTTCTTGGGAGCTTCTGTGTGATGAGAACTTGATTTCTTCCAAAGGGAAACTATGGATTTTCAGGATCAAGGGTCAATTAAATTCTACAACATTTTGCTCTGCTAGACCTGTTGTGATAGAGTAGCAGTATTCTTTTTCTCAGAGCTGAGAGCAAAGAGTAATGATATACATTTAATtacatgccttttttttttttttttcctttttaaaccaaaaaaacatGTGCAATTGCGAAAATATGAAACATGATGCCCGCGTTCTGAAATTGCTAATTCAAAAGGACAGCCATGATTGGCATGCTCTAGGCTGGTACACGCAAAATTGTGAATGTTGATGCGTTTAGCACATCACACAATGTCATGAAACATGCTTCTTTGCATTCTGGCATCCATCTCGCTTATATTTCTATTGAGTTAGCATGTTCAATCCATCctacgtgtttttttttaattttagggtgAATAGAACATGCCAACTCAGCAAAAATGTAAGTCAGATAAACGCCAAAATGCAAAGAAGCATTTCTCCAATATCATTGATTACAAAAGACATTTCAACGGACAGCAATCTTCTTATTTGTGGTTTATGTGGCTGTGAATTGCACCAAAACTGCTTCCCCCCTTTCCTACGAGACTCTGGCTCCATTTAATTTCTAATCAAAACTCGGCATGGGGCAGGAATGAataagatatatatacatagtgATTCTCTACCATGAGACCCAACAGGAAGATCAATAATACTCTTCGCATTTTTGTCTCCGAAATGATCATTCAGCTCCTTCTCTTCGCTACAAGGATgaccaaaagagagaaaagtatAAGCCTTGGGAAGTCCATTCACAAAACACCAACTATGGTGCAACTAACTgtcttcattattattattttcggtAAGGAACTgcttccattattattattattatatgcataAAATCACCCAAACTACCATACTCTAAGAGCCTATTTGGGATTACGTCGAGAATAAAACTTTTGTCTGAAATagctttttcaaaccaaaaaaaaaaaaaaaaaaagcgcctCATTTTCAAGCTTCTAACAAAATACAGTTTTTGGCCTATTTTAaagcaaaaaagtaaaataaataaaaattgctttTTAAGATGCAACAACTTTGTAtgtattttatgtattaaaagCACTTTTTAAGCTCCTTAACACTACCCCAAACAAGCTCTAATGTAAGTTGAAACAATTAATGCCAGAGCTAAACATCAGTTCTAGTCCACTCCGGAACATACAGACATTTATCAAATCATATTCATGAAGCTGTACACATTAAAATTCTGTTTGGCCATGTGATTTTGTAGGccaaaagtgcaattttaaacaaaatcacgaAAAATGTATCTTTTAGgagttcttttttaaaaattagggtttaaaacgtagaaaaattcacattttcaaataacaaacaaaggtgcattttaaaaaacccatgattttaaaaactaaaccttgaTTTTAAAGATGCACTCACATATATACACAAACTTGAATATTAACCTTATAAGAACCCACAAACTTGAATATTAACCTTATATTAACTTGAGTTTTGGATCGGGTTGCCTGTTGAGCAGGCGAAGGATGCGGGTCGCCGTGAGAAGTTCTTGGCTAAATTGGAAGAGATGATGGCTCGCCAGTAGGCCAAAGGCTAGACAGAACCTTTGAGGGTCTTGAGGTGTTTTGTTCtcgggttttgggtttgtttccTTGTGGGTTTAATTGGGTTTATTTTGTGGTCTGCTTCTTCGGTGTTCTTTTCGGGTTTTGGGGTTTAGCTTTTTTGagcttgtttgttttcttttgttggctT contains these protein-coding regions:
- the LOC133875689 gene encoding arabinogalactan O-methyltransferase 2, encoding MPPEVPHCRPLVTPLVQFSPPQNLPIDYKYCRGRKRMNITIKKLLPVLVLILSSFSIIRFLFITFTTSSSSTRLPTFSTIFQHIPSHEPGGSSTNHPKASANAITEKEFQLLSNLVAQKSPCNLLIFGLEPKYLHLSQINAGGTTIFLEDDISKLSTIKANSNSTRAYKVEYQMPGKEAYKLLKHVRQNPACEPSSGPLQASKCRLTLTNLPQEVYQQKWDVIVVDGPSGDAPEAAGRMATIYTASIIARAGNTTYVAIHDVHRMIEKWFSWELLCDENLISSKGKLWIFRIKGQLNSTTFCSARPVVIE
- the LOC133875913 gene encoding uncharacterized protein LOC133875913, producing MGRNTEEQVVSLAGSKEGDNKHSLFASIHKPPAENSKTSSLIVKKARTVIPAHIVAEAISTLHDLDLRWSGPITPTERLYVEQYVLAKYPQYAGLVEGEKIDLSSLCINEEPSEPMFDDRGKSPRGTFREPSTPSFGSRHPDLDRIQLEPSRLLDILTKKSTFPGSFISIPEIQARNKALKHCGLSDDDYLVLFTPSYQDAMKLVGESYPFIKGNFYMTIIGEEEEDCIREFATFKESKVISAPETWLDLRIKGSQLSHYFRRKCKHSPKGLFSYPVDVKGTRYSMHWVSEAHRNSWHVLLDATALVVGEDRLNLALHRPDFVLCSLDNTHANPSRITCLLVRKNSFDATTASSQANE